A region from the Nitrospira sp. genome encodes:
- a CDS encoding response regulator — protein MASILLVDDDAPIRTLLRHILEEDGHQIREAPNGEVGLTLYREAPADLVITDILMPERDGMEVTLALTQEFLDARVIAITGATGDQNFLNVAKLFGARRVLRKPFTPDDIRRAVQYTLDH, from the coding sequence ATGGCTTCCATTTTGCTCGTCGATGATGACGCCCCAATTCGAACCCTATTGCGTCACATCCTTGAAGAGGATGGCCATCAAATTCGGGAGGCCCCGAACGGTGAAGTCGGTCTTACGCTCTACCGGGAAGCCCCTGCCGACCTCGTCATCACCGACATCTTGATGCCGGAGCGAGACGGGATGGAAGTCACGCTCGCCCTGACACAGGAATTTCTCGATGCCAGAGTCATTGCCATCACAGGGGCCACGGGTGATCAGAACTTTCTCAACGTCGCGAAACTCTTCGGCGCACGACGCGTGCTTCGGAAGCCCTTCACACCGGACGACATCCGTCGAGCCGTACAGTACACGCTCGACCATTAA